Proteins encoded together in one Candidatus Zymogenus saltonus window:
- a CDS encoding pentapeptide repeat-containing protein — MGEDEIISNIKDIYPTTRNEDFLRYLFRSYKTYFPMRLYYGRILEKLKGTVLHRDKLSIILGAVGLSIDGIADWNDVIRLLSDSRRGSLDLRGLDLSHVNMRKADLFVADLREADLRGADLRCADLRDADLRGAKTDGMDIDDAKTEGMKI, encoded by the coding sequence ATGGGCGAGGATGAAATCATTTCGAATATTAAGGACATATATCCCACGACCAGAAACGAGGACTTCCTAAGATACCTCTTCAGGAGCTACAAGACGTACTTTCCCATGAGGCTCTATTATGGCCGCATTTTAGAGAAACTGAAAGGCACCGTGCTTCATCGGGACAAGCTGTCGATCATACTCGGCGCCGTGGGCCTCTCGATCGATGGGATCGCCGACTGGAATGATGTGATAAGGCTCCTCTCGGACAGCCGGCGAGGGAGCCTCGACCTGAGAGGGCTTGACCTTTCCCATGTCAACATGAGGAAGGCCGACCTCTTCGTGGCGGATCTGAGAGAGGCGGATCTAAGGGGCGCCGATCTCAGGTGCGCCGACCTCAGGGATGCCGATCTCAGGGGTGCAAAGACCGACGGTATGGATATCGACGATGCCAAAACCGAGGGAATGAAAATATAG
- a CDS encoding aminopeptidase P family protein, whose amino-acid sequence MAKKEKEHLSKDHWIEQEGIIWEQSESTEDFSPHIPKAEFELRIKKAKELLAKHGMDAMILFAEENKYYYGGYRDAALMFTDRWRHCFIVSQEHDVVFVGESILDSNLKKTTWVKDGRYWCGVKFWRLPVRFNDVFVDTMIDLNLDNKVIGMEYGAHHIPQVGIDEIRLIEASLPNAKFVSAEKVLWEQKMVKTDWEIALMREMLDKTTRVMDKTWKAIRPGVTERDIHRITWQEWVNEDMFETPCMSNPVLFICGSDAPGKWRIVTTPFYDRVIKEGDQGFSDCGPSYRGYWTDVQRCFYVGDKLPPKCDDLSKWGRDAYMNTVNNMYPGMRGCDVFKLAEKETYRQDWNQAVPIEFVGHGIGTLNHEPPWLAENDMNELVPGMTLCVEVGCYGTDMVYYGNMPEDIWLVTDKGLELLGIDLPREVWLCK is encoded by the coding sequence ATGGCAAAGAAGGAAAAGGAGCACCTTTCAAAGGATCACTGGATCGAGCAGGAGGGGATTATCTGGGAGCAGTCGGAATCCACCGAGGATTTTTCACCCCACATACCGAAGGCGGAGTTCGAGCTGAGGATCAAGAAGGCCAAGGAGCTGTTGGCAAAACACGGCATGGACGCCATGATCCTTTTTGCCGAGGAGAACAAGTACTACTACGGCGGCTACAGGGATGCGGCGCTGATGTTCACGGACCGGTGGCGCCACTGCTTCATCGTCTCCCAGGAGCATGACGTCGTCTTCGTCGGGGAGTCTATCCTGGACAGCAACCTGAAGAAGACCACCTGGGTAAAGGACGGCCGGTACTGGTGCGGCGTAAAGTTCTGGCGCCTGCCGGTTCGGTTCAACGACGTCTTCGTGGACACCATGATAGACCTGAATCTCGACAACAAGGTGATCGGGATGGAATACGGCGCCCATCACATACCCCAGGTGGGGATCGACGAGATCCGTCTTATCGAGGCCTCCCTTCCGAACGCGAAGTTCGTCAGCGCCGAAAAGGTCCTCTGGGAGCAGAAGATGGTCAAGACCGACTGGGAGATAGCGTTGATGCGGGAGATGCTGGATAAGACCACGAGGGTGATGGATAAGACCTGGAAGGCCATAAGGCCGGGCGTCACCGAGAGGGATATCCACCGCATCACATGGCAGGAGTGGGTGAACGAGGATATGTTCGAGACGCCGTGCATGAGCAACCCCGTCCTCTTTATATGCGGAAGCGACGCCCCGGGCAAGTGGAGGATTGTGACCACCCCCTTCTACGACAGGGTGATAAAAGAGGGGGACCAGGGATTCTCCGACTGCGGCCCGTCCTACAGGGGCTACTGGACCGACGTCCAGCGCTGCTTCTACGTGGGTGACAAGCTCCCGCCGAAATGCGACGATCTCTCCAAGTGGGGCAGGGACGCATACATGAACACGGTCAACAACATGTATCCCGGGATGAGGGGGTGCGACGTCTTCAAGCTCGCCGAAAAGGAGACGTATCGCCAGGACTGGAACCAGGCCGTGCCGATAGAGTTCGTGGGACACGGGATCGGGACCCTGAACCACGAGCCTCCGTGGCTTGCGGAAAACGACATGAACGAGCTCGTCCCCGGCATGACCCTCTGCGTGGAGGTGGGATGCTACGGCACCGACATGGTCTACTACGGCAATATGCCGGAAGATATATGGCTGGTGACGGACAAGGGCCTCGAGCTCCTCGGAATCGACCTGCCCAGGGAAGTCTGGCTCTGTAAATAG
- a CDS encoding TetR/AcrR family transcriptional regulator, with protein sequence MKDDLRSEKVKRIVSCAQEVIAKKSGFSVSIQDVADSAGISKGAVLHYFPTKSSLFKAVFEDFFNGIFERGKRVMAELEDPVEKIKSFADWLYDSADPDGPVGYPLFFECMYRAVYEEDFKATFHNWITGWVTMLERSIMDGIEEGKIKEVNPAETARAISAVYQGVASRWYLDRSRHSDEWATKVVKDTIDKILSVKD encoded by the coding sequence TTGAAAGATGACCTTCGTTCCGAAAAGGTAAAGAGGATAGTCTCCTGCGCCCAGGAGGTTATAGCGAAAAAAAGCGGTTTTTCCGTCAGCATCCAGGACGTGGCGGACAGCGCCGGAATCTCAAAGGGCGCCGTCTTGCACTACTTCCCCACAAAGAGCAGTCTCTTCAAGGCGGTCTTTGAGGATTTTTTCAATGGAATCTTCGAGAGGGGAAAGAGGGTGATGGCGGAACTTGAAGACCCTGTGGAGAAGATAAAGTCCTTCGCCGACTGGCTCTATGATTCGGCCGATCCCGATGGTCCCGTGGGGTATCCCCTCTTCTTCGAGTGTATGTACAGGGCCGTATATGAAGAGGATTTCAAGGCCACATTCCACAACTGGATAACGGGCTGGGTCACCATGTTGGAGAGGTCCATTATGGACGGCATCGAAGAGGGGAAGATAAAGGAGGTAAATCCGGCCGAAACGGCGAGGGCCATATCCGCAGTATATCAGGGTGTTGCTTCGAGGTGGTACCTCGACAGGTCGAGGCATTCAGACGAGTGGGCAACAAAGGTGGTGAAGGACACCATCGATAAAATACTCAGTGTCAAGGATTGA